The DNA region actttgtggctatggTAACTAATGTCGACCTGGCACTAGTGGGGTTTTTTCTCTCAATATTGCTGACATGTCACGTGTCCTACTTTTATCTGTACACTCGTAACAACTTAATAATTACGAAACGTATATTCGATCAAATAAGTCACAagtcgcctcttcctctctgttttgaAAGTAAATTCCTGGTATAGTAAATATGATGGAAACTGACTAGCCTTCCACCAACCCACTGCTATTAGATTAGGGGGAAGTAGAGAACGATTTAACATTTGAGGAAAACGGAGATATTCTAGGGATGCTCCCAAATCAATCAGAGGTGTTGACTAAAATGATACAATATTTGGTTTAATGATAAACTATGTTTGATATTTATTGCGGCCAACAGGACAAAGCCAGCCCGTTCCCCTCTACCCTCACGGAGTCCCCGGGTCAAACGCCTCCCCGGACCGCTTTACTGCTGCGTCTGGTCGACTGCAGGAAAACACCGGGGCAGAGTGGAactgagagaggagaaaagaaggAAGATGGAGATTGGATTTCATTAAGTAAGAACCATGGTGTGTAGATTAGACTACAGTCTGCTTCTGAAACGATAGCGGAGGTGCATAAAGATGGCGGTTCCGCATTACTTACCACAAATTACTCCTTTTGCTGAGTTGTGTTTTCCACACTGCTATCTTGTGTTGTTTTTTTGGTATGGTCATTAGCGCAGTAAACATTATCTCAATTTTAGTTTTAAGACGCTGGCAATTTGAAAACTCGTAAAAAGTAAATTGTGTTGATTTATTGGAAGATTGAACAATGTCCAGCACCGTAGTTTCAAAACTTTCTGGATAGTTCTAAAACTATGACTTCATATCATCATTCTGCCATCTTTATGCACTTTAGTCATTAATTTATTCATTACATATTGATTAAAATATCTGGGTAGTTTCATCCATTTTTAAAAGTGTAACTTCGTCCAAAATGTATATTTCACCTAATTTGAACATTCTGTCatagagcacatgttcaacttaataGAACACATGTTTTTCCATCTCATGACATATTGAATACAAAATATTACTGTACTAAGTGCCTATGTGCCAAATAAAGTGACGCGGTTGAATGTAACAGGGGACGACTGAAAACATCAAAACCACTGGATTACATGGGTGAAATAGTCGTTTAAATCAGCCATAAAACCGCTTGTGACGGGGGATGGAAGATTGTGTTGTGCAACAGGGAGCGGCAATTGAATGCAATAAACACATCAACAGAAACATTTCTAGCATGTCTATGTTTGGGTAAAAGGGTTTACTTGCATAGTTTCCCACCACAAAACAGCTCACCTGCTATTACtctgatttgactattagatgttcagtgtttcttttgtatttgtattttttgcgGAATAGTTTCACCATCTTGAAACGAGAGTTGAGTTTATGAAACGGGGTTGACCTTAAAAACGAGGGACGGACGTAAATGAATCACTATTCGCATTCATATCAATCTTCAGAAAGGACTTTGTCAAGGCAACAAACTAGTTATGGACAGTAGGAAAAATGCACCACTTGTGACAGATGACAGAGTCACCCCATGATTCACCAAACAACATGTTGAAAGAGGAAGCAAAGTACTTTAAGTgttttcatttcagtctcctccatctccaccaaCCGAAGAACTGTAGGGATTATTTTTCTATTAATAATGTCAAATGAACAGTTGTACAGAAAGAGTCATGTGAAGCCAAGTTACAGAGAAGAAACTTCTTGATGAATGTAAGTCTGGGAAAACTCCATGGTTGGATACAGAGGACCGTTCTTAGCATGTTTTACCCTCCTGTATAAGAGGACCGTTCTTGGCATGTTTTACCCTCCTGTATAAGAGGACCATTCTTAGCATGTTTTACCCTCCTGTATAAGAGGACCATTCTTAGCATGTTTTACCCTCCTGTATAAGAGGACCGTTCTTAGCATGTTTTACCTTCCTGTATAAGAGGACCGTTCTTAGCATGTTTTACCCTCCTGTATAAGAGGACCGATCTTAGCATGTTTTACCCTCCTGTATAAGAGGACCGTTCTTGGCATGTTTTACCCTCCTGTATAAGAGGACCGTTCTTGGCATGTTTTACCCTCCTGTATAAGAGGACCGATCTTAGCATGTTTTACCCTCCTGTATAAGAGGACCGTTCTTGGCATGTTTTACCCTCCTGTATAAGAGGACCATTCTTAGCATGTTTTACCCTCCTGTATAAGAGGACCGTTCTTAGCATGTTTTACCCTCCTGTATAAGAGGACCGTTCTTAGCATGTTTTACCCTCCTGTATAAGAGGACCATTCTTAGCATGTTTTACCCTCCTGTATAAGAGGACCGTTCTTAGCATGTTTTACCCTCCtgtataaatggtagattatcagacacgcaacaagaaggtctgacttcattattactgaaacagtacccaagtggtaaatataaagatccagtctatTTATAATttggaggccccttacacttcagtgttgtgatgcacaAATGCGAGCAAAATGCATAGTACACGTACTTAGATTTTGCAGTATATGTGCAACGTTTTGACTGATTCAATGATCCATTGCattactgttcaaaatgttgtatcaagtctgcccaaatgtgcctaattggtttattgatacattttcacattcataactgtgcactctcctcaaacaatagcatggtgttCTTTCACTGTAGCAGCTCCTGTAAATTGGAGCGTGTAGTTAGATGAACAACAATGTCAGTTTTCTGCCCATGTCAGATGTCTTTGTCCTGTTTAATCTGCATGTGTTCTAGCAGGAGCAGCTCAAGTCTCCTCCTTTTGGTCGAGTCCAGTGAGTTCAGGAAATACTGAAAGTATACGTCTTAGAAATAGTTTTCACAAACAAACATTATATGTTCAAATTCggaatcaaataaaaaaatgtttatttttattgccAATTTTCTGCATTTACTAAAGTCCCGTCAGGTACCCTGATTCAGATGTCCATGTTATTCAATATCTTTGTTTCACAGGGTACAGCCCAAACCGTTGCTCTCTCAGTGGGAGGGGCTTATCATCTGGAGATCCTAAACAACAACGTGATGCTGACAAGACGTCTCTCCAGAAGAGTCTCTTCAGATCAGAACGTCTcaatagctgtgatcagtgtgggaagagcttccaACAATCACACCTGATTACAcaccaacgcacacacacaggagagaagccttacagctgtgatcagtgtgggaagagcttcaaacAATCACACCTGATTACAcaccaacgcacacacacaggagagaagccttacagctgtgatcagtgtgggaagagcttcaaacAATCACAACACCTGATTACACACCAatgcatacacacaggagagaagccttatagctgtgatcagtgtgggaagagcttcaatcaATCAGGAGCCCTGACaatacaccaacacatacacacaggagtgaagccttatagctgtgatcagtgtgggaagagtttcaggACGTCAGGACAACTGACTACACACCagcgcatacacacaggagacaagccttatagctgtgatcagtgtgggaagagcttcaatcaATCAGGGACCCTAACTACAcaccaacgcacacacacaggagagaagccttacagcTGTGATCtatgtgggaagagcttcaggAATTCAGGTCACCTGACTATACATCAACGTatgcacacaggagagaaaccatatagctgtgatcagtgtgggaagagttttgctaGAGATTTCAACCTGACTAAAcaccagctcacacacactggagagaaaccttactCTTGTCTATGTGGAAAGAGCTTTGCTCATTCAGAGTCACTGAAAAAACACCAGAAAGCCCTTTCCTCTCTGGCACCGGTTCAAGATCCCTAAATAAAGTTTCATTAGAAAACATCTTGCAAAGAGTCATCTATCTCCCATTGTCTAACAGTTTACTCAGTCTGATTGCCATGGTAACCTGTGTAGATAATATGCAGCTCTGgatctctaaaaacaagtctctcaccgttgccgcctgctatagaccaccctctgcccccagctgtgctctggacaccatatgtgaactgattgccccccatctatcttcagagctcgtgctgctaggcgacctaaactgggacatgcttaacaccccagccatcctacaatctaaacttgatgccctcaatctcactcaaattatcaatgaacctaccaggtacccccccaaagccttaaacacgggcaccctcatagatatcatcctaaccaacttcccctctaaatacacctctgctgtcttcaaccaagatctcagtgatcactgcctcattgcctgcatccgtaatgggtcagcggtcaaacgacctccactcatcactgtaaaacgctccctgaaacacttcagcgagcaggcctttctaatcgacctggccggggtatcctggaaggatattgatctcatcccgtcagtagaggatgcctggatttttttttaaatgccttcctaaccatcttaaataaacatgccccattcaagaaatttagaaccaggaacagatatagcccttggttctccccagacctgactgcccttaaccaacacaaaaacatcctatggcgttctgcattagcatcgaatagcccccgtgatatgcagctgttcagggaagctagaaaccgttatacacaggcagttagaaaagccaaggctagctttttcaagcagaaatttgcttcctgcaacactaactcaaaaaagttctgggacactgtaaagtccatggagaataagaacacctcctcccagctgcccactgcactgaagataggaaacactgtcaccactgataaatccaccataattgagaatttcaataagcatttttctacggctggccatgctttccacctggctactcctaccgcggtcaacagcactgcacccccaacagcaactcgcccaagccttccccttttctccttctcccaaatccattctgctgatgttctgaaagagctgaaaaatctggacccctacaaatcagccgggctagacaatctggaccctttctttctaaaattatctgccgaaattgttgccacccctattactagcctgttcaacctctctttcgtgtcgtctgagattcccaaagattggaaagcagctgcggtcatccccctcttcaaagggggggacactcttgacccaaactgctacagacctatatctatcctaccatgcctttctaaggtcttcgaaagccaagtcaacaaacagattaccgaccatttcgaatctaaccatacattctctgctatgcaatctggtttcagagctggtcatgggtgcacctcagccacgctcaaggtcctaaacgatatcttaaccgccatcgataagaaacattactgtgcagtcgtattcattgatctggccaaggctttcgattctgtcaaccaccacatcctcatcggcagactcgacagccttggtttctcaaatgattgcctcgcctggttcaccaactacttctctgatagagttcagtgtgtcaaatcggagggtctgctgtccggacctctggcagtctctatgggggtgccacagggttcaattcttggaccgactctcttctctgtatacatcaatgaggtcgctcttgctgctggtgagtccctgatccacctctacgcagacgacaccattctgtatacttccggcccttctttggacactgtgttaacaaccctccaggcaagcttcaatgccatacaactctccttccgtggcctccaattgctcttaaatacaagtaaaactaaatccatgctcatcaaccgatcgctacctgcacctacccgcctgtccaacatcactactctggacggctctgacttagaatacgtggacaactacaaatacttaggtgtctggttagactgtaaactctccttccagacccatatcgaacatctccaatccaaagttaaatctagaattggcttcctatttcgcaacaaagcatccttcactcatgctgccaaacatacccttgtaaaactgaccatcctaccaatcctcgactttggcgatgtcatttacaaaatagcctccaataccctactcaacaaattggatgcagtctatcacagtgcaatccgttttgtcaccaaagccccatatactacccaccattgcgacctgtacgctctcgttggctggccctcgcttcatactcgtcgccaaacccacctgctccatgtcatctacaagaccctgctaggtaaagtccccccttatctcagctcgctggtcaccatagcatctcccacctgtagcacacgctccagcaggtatatctctctggtcacccccaaaaccaattctttctttggccgcctctccttccagttctctgctgccagtgactggaacgaactgcaaaaatctctgaaactggaaacacttatctccctcactagctttaagcaccaactgtcagagcatcttacagattactgcacctgtacatagcccacctataatttagcccaaacaactacctctttcccaactgtatttaattaattcatttattttgctcctttgcaccccattatttttatgtctactttgcacattcttccattgcaaaactaccattccagtgttttacttgctatattgtatttactttgccaccatggccttttttgcctttacctcccttctcacctcatttgctcacattgtatatagacttgtttatactgtattattgactgtatgtttgttttactccatgtgtaactctgtgtcgttgtatctgtcgaactgctttgctttatcttggccaggtcgcaattgtaaatgagaacttgttctcaacttgcctacctggttaaataaaggtgaaataaattaaaaaatcCATATGTATCAGGCGTCTTGGAGTAGGagtggtgtgtggtggggtgttcAGAGCTGTATCTTATGTTATTAACTACTTGTCACAGCTGTTGAAGGAAGTGGACCAAGAGGCAGCGTGGTcagcgtacattttctttttatttggaaaaatgacgccaacaaaacaagaaaacaacCATGAAGCTACaggctatgtgccataaacaaaAGTCAACTCCCCACAAAGACAAGTtgaaaaaagggctacctaagtatggttctccatcagagacaacgatagacagctgtccctgattgagaatcctACCCGGTCAAAACATAGAAATGCAaataatagaatatagaatacccaccccaactcacaccctgaccaaaccaaaatagagacataaacaggatctctaaggtcagggcgtgacactcctATTATCCATTAAATAACTGTATAATGTTGAATAATGTTTCAACAATACTAGGTGTGTATTGTTAAGTTTTGAACAGAGTAAAAACTCACAGACAATTAGAAAAAGCTCAAACCAACGTGATTCACCACCTGGGTCATACAGCTGCAAAGACAAAGACATGATTATAGAAGCACATATATTTATACCGTCCTACTAGGTGAGGTGTCAACTCCTTGCACATCTAGACAGCCAATAAAActctgttgctaggcaggaaCTTAATTGTTTCCTCACTGGTGTAGTCATGGCCCTGCCTGATGCTCGAACCTTCGTGGGCGTGGAAGTATATGTGTGTGAAATAGGACTGTTTCTTCTCACTTTATCTGACCTGACCTCGGGACGGATTCCTCGCTCGTCCCAAATCCACGGCTGTCCTACTTTCTCAGTGACTGAGACCAGACTGTTGCCCTTTGCCTCCCTCCTTAGGAGCTGTGATATTTAACAATAACATGTTTTGACAGAGTGGAAACTTTCTGCACTCCCTCTTgtctcagtaactttccatacactTAGTTCttatccaccctccattgaccccaacatatccaatttgtaagtcgctctggataagagcgtctgctaaatgacttaaatgtaatgtaaatgtaatatacattCCTACATGCAAAGTAATCAATAAATTCCAGTCTGGTAACATGAATAGTTCGATTACAAGCTAGAATCCAACAGTATTCATGTATTTAATAGATCAATAAATTAAATCCATTATCTGCAAAACAATGTCTACTTATCACATGAATGATATGTTTTTAAAATCTATAATAAGCATAGACCTCTTGTATAATTTGTTTGCTTCTAAAAGATTGTTGTGGAACTCCAGCAGTAAGGAGTCAAACTCAGTGTAAATGAATCTATCTTTATTTTCAGGACCGGAGAGGTTCACGAACTCAATCCAAGCTTGATGAAAACTCTGACAAGGGCGTTCCCTCTCAGTCCTTATATACTGCTACACAAACAAGTCGTATAAGCATGATTTACATAATTCATTATTGATATTGATTCCTGCATGTGACTTtagtctggagtgccagagtatGCTCTGGGCATTCATAAATTCAAATACTTTTGCGgtgtacatgtatatatatatatatatatatattttaaggttgggttgatccgagcgttttGACCTCACAACTGCAATTAAGCGCCCAAGCTAACCGGCTAGATACTTCCGGACACAAATGAGACTTCCGGACACAAACACCTCACTGAACATTTCCCTCGTCATAGCAGAGCTGGTTATGTTGTtttccttttatccaggtggtTGGTgattgtaactgtgctgctggataCAATTTAATTACCCTTTTATGCCGACGTTTATTGACACCGGTCAttttcaacaggtgttgagctttagtaaattcatcagttattctgcgctctggcactcagacgagagtgctctgaaatcggagtagatagccagagcaaatTTACAACGCAACCTATACATTTCCGATAAATCTACGCGATTAGCGTGTAAACAAAGTACCAGAACACATTCCTGTCAACCAATGTTTTTGAGAGAGAAAACAATACAACAGGCAAAGTTTGAATAGATTCAATGGAACTTTAAATTATAGTAACAATACACAAACAGTCAAGGGTGGACAATGTATACTTCATAGTTGCCCAAAGGCCGGCAAATTGCGATATTGAGTCGTTTCATCTTATCATCCAAAAGGAGAGCATGCAGCCAGCTAAATATTTTTTTACTCCATTTTgtatggactcaggagaggcgaaggtcgagagccatgcgtcctccgaaacacgacccaaccaagccacaccgcttcttgacacaatgcccgcttaacccaaaagccagctgcaccaatgtgtcggaggaaataccgtgtcagcatgcactgcgcccggcccgccacaggagtcgctagtgcgcgatgggacaagaacatcgctgccggccaaaccctcccctaactcggacgacgctgggccaattgtgcgccccctcattggtctcccggtcgcggccaggtGCGACAGAGCCTGTATAACTTTAGaccatcccctcgcccatactcgggcgcgaaccagggaccctctgcacacatcaataacagtcaccctcgaagcatcgttacccatcgctccacaaaagccgcggtccttgcagagcaaggggaaccactacttcaaggtctcagagcaagtgacgtaaccgattgaaacactatttagcgcgcaccgctaactaagctagccgtttcccaTCCGTTAcacctggactcaaaccaggaccTCTAGTAGCACAgcaagcactgcaatgcagtgccttagaccactcaggaggccaataaaataaataatttgtcAACAATTCACGGTTTTCTTAATTGCTCTTAGACTGACAATGGAGCAACACAAAGACGCGTCACATGACTCATTTTAGCAGCTCTCCAGTTCTACACTGTAGGGAAACAATTATTTAGAAAACTATCAGACTAGGGGGGAAAGAAACAGACTGGTGCTGTAGTGGaacagtggtgaggttttaatgggtgtagggttagttgattccaagaacacaggatgagatgttactatcctttgtgcaagcacttccaagagttaatgaacagtgagcgtggtgaaatttggggagcgcatcgtcagtagtgtacctttggttcctagggtgtttcggcctttcacactatacaccctcctcaaaggcggccagcgacagggtgatcaatcctacgcttgagtcccattcccaattagtcataggagttgccttgttgttgatagcaaacatcccatgggactatgcatggcaggggcgtcctcctccctgagtcaatcattgttgaccgcatacctcctggccctctcacttcggggcccagctggggtctttcctcttcatccagagccactgactgctgccttctgccgcctctgatacagctttgattaccgaacgctggctctggcccttaatttccaggtctctaagcagtctggttgtagatgttgccacaaaacctctgcagcccacctccactggtcggacttctgtgttccagccatgatgccgtgcttcggcagctagatcagcatagcgcagatgttttcgctcataagcctcatctactgagttttcccagggtactgtgagctcaatgatgaagaccttattgagtgaacgggaccagagcaccatgtcaggtcttagggtggtggttgcgatctccggaggaaacacaagttgccggccaatgtcagctagcattttccagtcgcgggccaagcacagctggtctcgctctaatggtgtagagccgctcttcggtggtttagccccttcgcggacaaagtttgtccgtaaggagtgtgatgctgctgtgggtggtagggagttggtggcagctcgcttgtcctccagggcggacgcaaggtttttaaggacttggttgtgacgccaagtgtagcgtccttgggcgaggcttgttttacagcctgtgagaatgtgcctgaggttggctggcatggaacagagggcacagtccggatcttcaccataccattggtgaagattaactggtgttggaaggacgtcatatgttgctctgatggaaaagctcaaccgcctcgcttccatggcccacagatccttccagctgatcttcctcttctccacactgtcccatcgagtccactgtccctgtttggcaagagagactgccttggcccaccttgcagcctcctcctgatggcgtacttcctgcactaccatcttccgccgctctggtgcagtggccttactccaagcagcacggctagttagcccaaggcctcctctcccttgctgaacatgacccacaatgtcagcatgtctgagggctgctgttgcctcctggactgcttttcctggcctccatttgcgcccagttgccaaggtcggcgcgttgttgctcaccactgggtctcgagattcattcagtgtcatttggagcctggtttttgcacacttgaattcctctgttagactggtgaggggcagcttgaggacaccatctccatagaggcctatggtggtaaggcatcgtggaactccaagccacttctttaagtagcctgtgactcctctttccatcttctccactgttgagattggaacctcatacagtgctaagggccacaacacccggggtaggagaccaaactgcagacaccaggcctttaactttccaggtagctgggtgttgtcgttggtatagtggtgaggttttaatgggtgtagggttagttggtatagtggtgaggttttaatgggtgtagggttagttggtatagtggtgaggttttaatgggtgtagggttagttggtatagtggtgaggttttaatgggtgtagagttagttggtatagtggtgaggttttaatgggtgtagggttagttggtatagccgtgaggttttaatgggtgtagggttagttggtatagtggtgaggttttaatgggtataaggttagttg from Oncorhynchus gorbuscha isolate QuinsamMale2020 ecotype Even-year unplaced genomic scaffold, OgorEven_v1.0 Un_scaffold_5158, whole genome shotgun sequence includes:
- the LOC124028973 gene encoding zinc finger protein 239-like isoform X2, translated to MFDIYCGQQDKASPFPSTLTESPGQTPPRTALLLRLVDCRKTPGQSGTERGEKKEDGDWISLRYSPNRCSLSGRGLSSGDPKQQRDADKTSLQKSLFRSERLNSCDQCGKSFQQSHLITHQRTHTGEKPYSCDQCGKSFKQSHLITHQRTHTGEKPYSCDQCGKSFKQSQHLITHQCIHTGEKPYSCDQCGKSFNQSGALTIHQHIHTGVKPYSCDQCGKSFRTSGQLTTHQRIHTGDKPYSCDQCGKSFNQSGTLTTHQRTHTGEKPYSCDLCGKSFRNSGHLTIHQRMHTGEKPYSCDQCGKSFARDFNLTKHQLTHTGEKPYSCLCGKSFAHSESLKKHQKALSSLAPVQDP
- the LOC124028973 gene encoding zinc finger protein 239-like isoform X1, translating into MFDIYCGQQDKASPFPSTLTESPGQTPPRTALLLRLVDCRKTPGQSGTERGEKKEDGDWISLSKNHGYSPNRCSLSGRGLSSGDPKQQRDADKTSLQKSLFRSERLNSCDQCGKSFQQSHLITHQRTHTGEKPYSCDQCGKSFKQSHLITHQRTHTGEKPYSCDQCGKSFKQSQHLITHQCIHTGEKPYSCDQCGKSFNQSGALTIHQHIHTGVKPYSCDQCGKSFRTSGQLTTHQRIHTGDKPYSCDQCGKSFNQSGTLTTHQRTHTGEKPYSCDLCGKSFRNSGHLTIHQRMHTGEKPYSCDQCGKSFARDFNLTKHQLTHTGEKPYSCLCGKSFAHSESLKKHQKALSSLAPVQDP